The bacterium nucleotide sequence GCTGGCGCCGGGCCTGTACTACGTCGCGGTGTCCCACAACGACCACACTCCGTCGTCGGCCGGCGGCGTCATCTGGCAGACCCCGGTCTTCGGACCCACGAGCCCCGACGGCTCGGGGGCGGGTAGCGGGCTGCTGAACTGGATCGGGCCGCTGACGTTCGTGCCGCCGACCACCTACCAGATGTCGCTGGGCTGGATGACCTACTGCGACGGGGCCACGCCCGCGGAGCAGGCCTCTTGGAGCACGCTCAAGTCGATGTACGGCGACTAGCGCGTCGGATCGGCGGCGGCGGCTTTCAGCGCCTCTTCGCGCTCGTGCAGCGCGCGATGGCAGCGGCCGCAGAGCGTGATCAGGTTGTCGGGAGTCGTGCGTCCGCCCGTCCCAACGGGAGTGCGGTGATGGACCTGGAGGTGCTGGGTGTGGCCGCAGCCATCGACTTGGCAGCGATGACCATCGCGGGCCAGGACGAGGCGCCGCATCCGCGGCGGCACTGCCCGGCGCAGGCTCCCATCGGGTCCCTGCACTTCGGCTTCGCAGGCGGCGCTTGCGAGAAGCGCGGCGGAGACGGCCAGGTCGCCGCGTGACGTGGCGACCGCGGCCGACCGGCAATCCGGGCACTGCCGGATCGCGAGCCGCACGACGACCCCGGCGCCGCCCTGCTCGATCAACCCAGCCAGGAGTTCATCCGTCGGCACCCCCGGGGTCGCGACCCGCGCGGCGGCCAGCCAGGCTTCCCAGATCGCGAAGCGGTCGTCGTGGAAAGCGACGGTGACGAAGTGGGACTTCGGCACGGATGACGGAGGCGGGACGAAGGCTGCGCGGCGTGGCGGTGACGACGCGATCGGCTTCACGGGCGTTGATACCCGCCTGACCACTTCGGCCAGCGAACGCACGGACAGGCCTTTGGCGGTGTCGATCCACGCCTGCTCGGTCGCCGGCGTCGCGGCGCGGCACAGCAGTTTGGCCTGCGACCAGTTCAAGTCCCCATTCTCGATGCCCGCCGCGACGCCGGGAAGCAGCGGCAAACGTCGGGCAAGCTCCAGGAAGCTGTTGCATTGAGCGCGGGTCAACCCCGCTTCGGCGGCCGCATATTCCGCGATCGTGCGATAGCCGAGCACGCCATGGACATTGCGGTTCCGGATCTGGAGCAAGTAGTGGCAACTGCGGACGAGCCCTCGTTTGAGCTGCTGGACCGATTCGACGAAGCTGTGATGAAGGGCCAGTTCCGCTGGGGTCGCCGAAGTGGGGATCGACTCACTCATCGGGCCTCATTTGATGAAATGCTAGTGCTTCATCATGACGTCACCACGATTTCTGACATTTGCTCAAATTGGACTAGTGGCGGTCAGCGGCGTTGACTCGGATCGCGCTGCGGCTTGTTCCGCAGGCTTCATGCCGATTTCCGGTGATTTCCTGCAACCCCGCCTCCCCCCCGCCGTCCTAGACCGATCCCCGCCGGGCGGCGATTGTCAAATCCGCTCCGGTGGTAGATCTTGTAGCGTTCGCCGATCTCCGCGCCCCCGCCCGGGCCCGGCCGCAACCAGTGAAGGGATCGCAGACCCATGACGATCGCGAAACTCCCCCGCTTCCTCCTGTTCGCGCTCCTCCTGGCGGCCGCCGCCGGTTGCGGTGGCGGCAAGCAAGACGCTCCCGCCGGAGGCGCGCAGGCCGAGGCCCGCGCCGGCGGTCCCGGGGGCCAGCCCGAGGAGCCGGCCGTGCCGGTCGCCGTGGCGCCGGCGGAGCTGGGGGCCATCTCCAGCTACTACAAGGCGACCGCGACGCTGGAAGCCGAGAAGGAGGCGCAGGTGCTCGCCCGCGTCGCCGGCGTGATCGCGGCCCTGTCCGCCGAGGAGGGCGACCGGGTGGGCGCGGGGGCCGCGCTGCTGCGCATCGACAACAACGAGTACCGCCTGCGCGCCGACCAGGCCGCGGCGGCGGCGGCGAACCTCCGCACGCGCTTCCAGCGCCTGCAGGCCATGCGCGACGAGGACCTGGCCACGGTCGAGGAGTTCGAGGCCGCCCGCAGCGAGCTGGCCCGGGCCGAGGCCGACGAGGGGCTCGCGCGCCTGAACCTGTCCTACACCGAGGTGGTCGCGCCCTTCGGCGGGCGCGTGACGCGCCGCCTGGCGAGCGTCGGCCAGAACGTGTCGGTCGGCACGCCGCTGTTCGCGCTGGCCGACTTCGACCCGCTGCTGGCGAAGGTCCACGTGCCCAGCCGCGAGTTCAACAAGCTGCGGCAGGACCAGGCCGTCGAGCTGGTGCTCGACAGCGTCGGCCAGCGCGTGCAGGGGCGCATCAAGCTGATCAGCCCGGTCATCGACCCCGCCAGCGGCACGATCAAGATCACGATCGAGATCCCGGACTACCCCGAGGG carries:
- a CDS encoding HNH endonuclease, which encodes MSESIPTSATPAELALHHSFVESVQQLKRGLVRSCHYLLQIRNRNVHGVLGYRTIAEYAAAEAGLTRAQCNSFLELARRLPLLPGVAAGIENGDLNWSQAKLLCRAATPATEQAWIDTAKGLSVRSLAEVVRRVSTPVKPIASSPPRRAAFVPPPSSVPKSHFVTVAFHDDRFAIWEAWLAAARVATPGVPTDELLAGLIEQGGAGVVVRLAIRQCPDCRSAAVATSRGDLAVSAALLASAACEAEVQGPDGSLRRAVPPRMRRLVLARDGHRCQVDGCGHTQHLQVHHRTPVGTGGRTTPDNLITLCGRCHRALHEREEALKAAAADPTR
- a CDS encoding efflux RND transporter periplasmic adaptor subunit, encoding MTIAKLPRFLLFALLLAAAAGCGGGKQDAPAGGAQAEARAGGPGGQPEEPAVPVAVAPAELGAISSYYKATATLEAEKEAQVLARVAGVIAALSAEEGDRVGAGAALLRIDNNEYRLRADQAAAAAANLRTRFQRLQAMRDEDLATVEEFEAARSELARAEADEGLARLNLSYTEVVAPFGGRVTRRLASVGQNVSVGTPLFALADFDPLLAKVHVPSREFNKLRQDQAVELVLDSVGQRVQGRIKLISPVIDPASGTIKITIEIPDYPEGTRPGDFAQVQIVTERREGAVLVPRSAVLTDKGETVVYVAAGGGETIGGGETTGGDGATAERRVVEVGFTDDERTQILSGLAAAERVVVKGQRSLKHGSKLKVLAEGAGS